The following DNA comes from Nicotiana sylvestris chromosome 10, ASM39365v2, whole genome shotgun sequence.
aaaaggaataaaaaatgaagaattactggagaacAACAAAGTTGAAGACGACCaacttgatgatgatgaaggttggacgttggtgactcgtcgtaggcGCCACAAAAGGAGCCTACGAAAAGAATCAGTAGAATAACTAACAAAGAAGATAATGGGAAAAAGACCAATGAAAAAGAatccagttaggcatttgaagaaagcaaaagtggagatgcaccGCCCTCAAAAGCCACGACATCTAGTGACCTCGGAGAAGTTATTACCAAGTTTGTTCCGCAtgaagatttcccatgagggcattgatgcctcttgttaccatgctgacaaaggggaagaaaagagtgatgacctaccgttgGCGCTATCTTCGGAAAAACCCATCGAGTCCACTCTTCAAGAAGTTAATTCTTGTGAAGAAAAGGTCACattcacaaatgacgatcttttTATAGGTGACACTCCGCATAACTGCCCATTGTACCCGGTTGGGTATATGcacgatgaaagggtaaatcaaattttggttgatggaggatcctcagtaAACATTTTGCCAATACatactgtgaaagaacttggtattcccatgaacgaaatctcagaaagtcgtgtgatgatccaaggattcaaccaagggggcaaatagccataggcgcgatcaggctgggaatcactattgaagatatgcaatcaagtgcatggttgcatgtgatcgacgcgaagacttcatacaatgttttggttgggaggccttggatacatgagaatagaGTAATTCCAtatacctaccatcaatgtttaaaatactacgagggtgaagtcgagaagacggtagttgctgatgatgagcgattcaccgaggctgagtcacacttcgtcgatgcaaagttctactcgAAGAACCGCGTTGTGAAGGAGCTGAAAGCTGATGATGGCATGAAAAGCAAGAATAAAGAGCCCTCAACTAAAAGAGAAGAGGTGACTACTGGTGAAGCCAAAGCTATTAGTAAGGAGGTACATCCCAATGCGAGTAAATCTTATAGAGGGAATATTACgtcttatggcaagaaagtaagtctggcgctccaatatgtccctaaaaggaataAATACTAAGGTGAACCATCTAATCGCCAAGCTAACAtgctaaaggagttaactcttccggtTAAACGAATTgaggcaatgtctttcatggaTGGTTCATCGAGCTATAACCAAATAcgcatggcaccaaaagatgaagagcttactgcattcTGTACCccaaagggtatttattgctacaaggtaataccttttggcttgaagaatgctggtgctacttaccaaagtgCTATGTAGAATATTTTCGACCATCTTCTCCACAAAAATGTTGAATGCTATATTGAcgacttggtggtgaaatcaagagagaaaggcgaccacatgaaagacttgaggatggtatttgaattgctccggagataccaacttaggatgaacccattgaaatgtgcctttggagttacttctggaaagttccttggtttcattgtccgacatcgagggatcgaaattgatcaagccaaagtggatgccattttgaaaatgcctgagcctcgagatatccatgaattgaaaagtctgcaagaaaagctagcataccttagaagattcatatcaaacctggctgggaggtgccaaccatttagtCGCCTCATAAAGAAAGGTgttcctttcaagtgggaccagacttgtagcaatgccttcgaaagtatcaaacctacttgatgaagcctccagttttagcaTCTCCTATACCtggaaagccattgatactatacattgcagcgcaggaaaggtctgttggagcactgtTGGCTCAAGAAAATAGtaaagggaaagaaaactctctttactacttgagcaggatgatgacacctaacgagttgaattattcgccaattgaaaaagttgtgtttggcactagtcttctcaattcaaaagttgaagcactactttcaagctcatatTGTCCATTttgtttctaaagcaaatcccatcaagttcgtgatgtcaaaacctgttcttagtgatcgactagcgagatggtacctccaatttcaacaatttgagattttgtacatccctcaaaaggctgtaaaaggacaagcattggtagaCTTCTTAGCAGATCATCCGATACTTGATGACTGGGAGCTAACTGATGAGTtacctgatgaggacgcaatggtcgttgaagttcaacctccatggaagattTACTTCGATGGTGCTGCACATCGTGGGGGAGCCGGGGCTGGCATAGTATTTGTCACTCCGCAAGGTGAAGTCTTACCCTACTCAttcaccttgacacaactctgttccaacaatgttgctgaGTATCAAGCATTAATACCTGGGCTTGAAATGGCCattgatatgaagcaattgcaagtctttggtgactcccagttagtggtcaatcaacttttgggtagttacgaggtcaaaaagcctgaactacgcccatatcatgattacgctaaaAAGTTGATGGGGTGTCTCAGGgatgtgactattcagcatgtgccaaggaaagaaaataacaaGGCTGACGCTTTAGCTGCTCTAGCTTCATCATTAGCCCTACCTGACCAAGCGCAAGTTACCAtttgccaaaaatgggtagtaccgccgctaaatgaggctgaaggtgaagaaaacgaactcaagcatcttgtcgctatttctgaagttgagaaagaagaatggcgacaacccattatcgactacttatgaTATGGGATACTTTCAGAAAATCCgaggagaaggactgaaatcTGTCGTCGTGCACCTTGCCTCCTTTACTACAAGGATACTCTATATGaatccctttgcaccttaagttggcctcttcgagggtttgtccttaaaaggaactataactttccaatcttaaggtggacatatgagcccttttgcaccttaagttggtctcgccgatagtcgggccacattgagagtaatctctccggtagttgggccattttgagagtaatctctctggtagttgggccattttgagagtaatctctccggtagtcgggccattttgagagtaatctctccggtagtcgggccattttgagagtaatctctccggtagtcgggccattttgagagtaatctctccggtagtcgggccattttgagagtaatctctccggtagttgggccacattgagagtaatctctccagtagtcgggccattttgagagtaatctctccggtagtcgggccacattgagagtaatctatCCGGTAGTCAGGCCATGAAAGTAATCCTTCCGATATTTGGGCAGGGATGAGTACCATCCCCTCACACCCTAAGACCGCCTTCTTCATGCGTGGATCATCTTGTTGAACAAGAACATATCTTTCCCGCTTGACctgtaaaaaggaaaaaaaagacaacaaaacaagaaaaacaaaagaaaagaagaagaaattaccttatAAATACTCATGAGTGCACAAAAATAGACTCAACTGGGTTGCAAATACTGCGAATTGATGCTCAACAAATTAGAGCCCAGGGGTTTATATAGATCTCCATAGGACGCTTACAATATTATACTGCCGACGTGGGATCGAAATTATATCGTGAACTCCTAAAAGGACTTTGATTTGTTTACTGCGGCGCCAATGAATCCAAGATGGACTCGAGTTGTTGTATGCAAAGTTAATTCTACAAAATTGTGTCACAATGAGGAAATACTTCCTTTTCCCAAAAGGAATCGTAGGAAATCATGTGTCAAGGAGGCAATTTTCATATTGAAATCACAACTTTTAATATTTTGTCTTATTCCTATTAAATTAAATGGTCATTATATTGTTTAAATAATTAATCGGGTGTACACGTAACAAAATCGCATGGACAATCTTTTGTGCTTTAAACTGGTCTAAGCAAAATTTGGTAGACTGTCAGTACTTCATTACCCATTTTCGATTCCGACAAGTCAACACTTTAACGAGccttgaagtagggggcatttgtaggcGTATAAAATTTTTGATATTTAAATTtgtaaattaatttggactatatcaagatatattagtccacataaatattatgggctaatatataaatgaattaattatataagccCAATATAtgtggattaaataaataaatcttaaACCATTGGGCTAGcctatttaattgggctaaagtgatgagctcactccattaagcccaagatgtcatcttcctagaggcccagtttggtgccacgtgtcaaatgacgtggcgtgCCAAGTCAAGcgaaagagccaataggatcgtgccacgtgtcaaaatgacaaagcatgccaagtcacattaaaaggccaatgaaatcgtgccacgtgtgcaagtgacatgttctggccagtCAAATGCCGCCAAGTCACTAtttaatttgattggtcggaaagtgTTTGTTCTTTTCATAACTCttctcttccacaactataaataggggtcttcataacccagaaaagggaccagaagttataacaagaagtaagagagagctcgtggatcaaatgctgcaaatttctctacaagtttcaagcaatcaagttcaagttcaagaaatcaagttcaagctcaagaacgaagaccaaatcaagttcaagtccaagcaatcaagctcaacctcaagaacaagatcatcgttcgtggcaacaaacatagattcaagatcaagttcaaaggcccttgaatttatttactattgaaaagaagaatcagaggattcacagagattgtaacactcaaatatttgaaataaaatactacgattgttgcgatattttttggtcttgattttattttctcgacgcaaatttattgtctacaatatCATAAAATTAtctttatccccatcttttcgtACGTTCTTTTCTACTGTAATATTTGATTAGTGTTCTCATTTTATAGTTTACTGaaaatttaaataatataatatattttactaaattataattattatttttgtattattttcaaaaaataaataaagtgaATTCTTCTTCCGATTTGTATTTAATatgaaatttaattttttttattaagatTACTACATAACAAGTTAAGTTATATCTTTagatattttatttatttgttgaAATTATTGTTTATGTTTTTATCTTTAGTTTATCTTGTCCATATAGCATATAGCATGATCATATGAATTGTTATTAAAAATAATTtacatttcaaaaaataaattagTCTTGTCATTTATATATCTCTACATTGatgttatatatatttatatctttttttctttttaataataattttcttaaaaatatatagatatttaattattttaaatttaaattcaaaaagaataactaattattaactaatttaattaattttgtcataaaattTATCACTTGTTAAATTTTTATTGTGATACTTAATAGCACCACATTGATTTGCTTCTCCTATTCTATACAGATGATAGAATAGATGTTAATTCATAACCAATTATTTATTTTACATTTATGACCTATTGTGAAGTTTCCATACAATATTAGAAAAGGATGACTTGCCAATTGCCATAAGAGTTCCGAAAATTGAGAAAGGATTAAAAGGGCTGAGTTGGAGCCTTATTTTGAAGTTGTCACTTTATTCATACTTTCATACATATCCAAGTACAATATTATTTTACGTAACAAATGGAATTAACATTTCTAGGGAAAAAAGGGCAACTTGAATTTGCCTACAAAGTACCGAGTAATGGGACTTGTGACTAGTGGGTAGTTGTACAAAAAATTGGTGAAAGGAAAGCAAGtactattgtcacacctcctttttacacacccgaaagtagtacaagggagtttttccaattaaagtgacattattcgaaatgggattaatttattcaattttgttcagagtcgccacttgggatagtttatttggtgtcccaagtcaccgatttattttaaatcccaaatcgaggaaaatttcgactttcctttttgaagtctgcgaaccagaaattctgaataaggaactctgttaacccaggggaaggtgttaggcatccccggattctgtggttctagcacggtcgcttaaactattataattggcatattatctgattttaatacatgttttaaactattatgcatttttaccgtataaccgcttttatttaattattgttacatattgcgaatcatgtcacgagaaccgtactcacgatctacaacatgtttaattttttttaaaagattaaattgtggccgggtcacataactgtacccccggattttagtAACTAGGTGTCACAAACTAcgttacgggaaccgtacccgtagctatgacaattattcAATTAACGCacctaaagtaaactacgaaagttcaagccaatttctatttttttagctTGCGTTTTCTATCTCTTTTATACATACACGAACATATACATACTTCAAAAGTTTTTGTAAAAAAAGGAAGATATATATTTAAATTTGCTCGACTTATGTAACTTAATGTACAAGTCATGAAAATACATAGACTAGTAAAAAAAGGATTGGATAAATCAGGAGGCAAAAAGTCCAAGAACAAGAAAATGTGAGGCAGAGAGGATAGGGGGGCAAATTTGATGTTAaactaatcaaataaataaagTAGATTGTGGTTGTAAAAGCTGGAGTGCACAAACAACTCATTAACAAACTATTGAGGAATCATTATGCCTACGAGTTGAAACATGTGATACTAtatatctttatatttttgctactAAAAAAAAACTATATACCTCATGATGCCGCTTATCTTATTTCTGAAAGTGGAGTATAAAATATAATTTACGGTTTGTTTTCTATTAAAAGATAACCATTGCTGGCCATCAGATCCTCGATTTAAGAGCAAATTTGCTTGAattttactctcttcctcgaTGACAAGAagtgaaaattaaagaaaatgagtaaaGACTCCCAAAGCAAATAACAGATTCCAAAATCTTTGCAGCATTTACTTCGTCAACATTTAATCTAAAGTTTAACATTTTCAATTCATTACACTACTTTATTCAAATGGAAACCAAACATTCATCCATGACACACTAGAATAGCAGAAATCGTATTTTTGAGTAAATCCAAAAATCtaaaaggaattcaataactttaTATAGCCATTCAGCAAAACATAATATAAAGGATTTGGGACTGACCTAATAGAGTTAAGCGGACACTAAGAGATAAGCCAAAGAAAAGCAGAATCCAAATCACATGAGGAGCTCAAGAAGCAATTTCAACAGTAGCAACAGAGCAGCAAACTTTTACCCGAATCCAGCagaaaattttgaattttgaagccTTTGCTTTCAGCTCTTTTGAGTGTGAAGAACTTTCAAAGTGAGTCTCTCAAATGTTGGGTGTGAATTCAGGTGTGCATTTTCAGAGAAGCTTCCGTGGTAAAATGAGTGTGTGCGGCCGTTTTTCTTGGGAAGAAAGGGTGAGATTTGTTGTATTTGTCTGTTGCTTGGAGAAAAAatccaagaagaagaagagagccCCCTTGTAAAATGCGCTAttttctatatataattttttttaaggtGAGGTCTTGATGTGTGTGTTATAGGTAGAGAGAATGATGAAGAGTGGGTGGAGGAAATATTTTTTGGGGAGAGTGGGGAATATGAGTGGGGAAAGTGGGGagagtggggaacatgagtggggaaaatgggaaaagtgggtagtgagtggagaaagtggggaaagtgggtagtgagtggagaaagtgggaaaagtggggagagtggggaacatgagtggggaaaatggggaaagtgggtagtgagtggagaaagtggaAAAAGTGGGTAGTGAGTAGAGAAAAGTAggaataaattcaaacatgatcAAAAATAAgctgctcacagctgcccctctttgctcgtaaacatgaagagttttcgggcaaagataaagtgagcaactacaagcaatttttgcccatttgaaactccatttggaagcattttgaaaacgtttgaccgaaccttgcttcggaggttgcctacatatccttggctataaaggaatcagttcggtgtagttctgaaagttttggtagctgagattATCGGGAAACTGTAGTttcactactgttgctgcttgctgagctccttattacacaaaaaaaaatggaaaaataaaaaactatactagttaagcctatcaactatgagttacaagattcccaTCTATAAGTCtcttgaaacttgatcttgagtcttagttgGTTCTTGCTGttggactccgatctgaatcttgatgctcgttagctgcaatcgctggttcattcttcagcTTTTGGATCAAGGCAGGACATGTGAATCTTGTGACTTCAATcctatcttgagcagtccgcatcttttctccgcttctgtaCTTTAGAGCTCActtattttttcttgtttttcttttcttttatttgaaaagagacttcttcttttggtcgccTCGAAACTTTTTCCTCAAGGTAAAAACCTTCTTAGGCACCAAAACAaataaacgaacgaaatttttctgccccagttttcactaggaaaattttgtgagttattgcaacaaaatctaaattatttctttattgaaagcaataaaatcgggATTATGTATCCCagagaa
Coding sequences within:
- the LOC138879810 gene encoding uncharacterized protein gives rise to the protein MSKPVLSDRLARWYLQFQQFEILYIPQKAVKGQALVDFLADHPILDDWELTDELPDEDAMVVEVQPPWKIYFDGAAHRGGAGAGIVFVTPQGEVLPYSFTLTQLCSNNVAEYQALIPGLEMAIDMKQLQVFGDSQLVVNQLLGSYEVKKPELRPYHDYAKKLMGCLRDVTIQHVPRKENNKADALAALASSLALPDQAQVTICQKWVVPPLNEAEGEENELKHLVAISEVEKEEWRQPIIDYL